The Maridesulfovibrio zosterae DSM 11974 genome contains a region encoding:
- a CDS encoding TVP38/TMEM64 family protein, whose protein sequence is MSALADWVDARGNFAPLFFMLINIAGMIFVLPQTIFVVVAGVLFGAVKGTAICLVSMAVGSSISFFMGRFVFKRFILRKFGKDPNFIKLEVLSHRHPLKVLALSRIVPVVPYSVANYLWSITKVRFFPFLMMSILCIIPETVFLATGGHILSAGVVKGTLNWKFLAVLVSAGALIFFLVKAVRKGLDDEQL, encoded by the coding sequence TTGTCTGCTCTTGCGGACTGGGTTGATGCCCGCGGCAATTTTGCTCCTTTATTCTTTATGCTGATAAATATTGCTGGAATGATTTTTGTCTTACCACAGACCATTTTCGTGGTGGTTGCGGGAGTACTTTTCGGTGCAGTAAAGGGTACAGCTATCTGTCTTGTCAGTATGGCAGTAGGCTCATCTATTTCTTTTTTTATGGGGCGTTTTGTTTTTAAACGTTTTATATTAAGAAAATTCGGGAAAGATCCTAACTTTATTAAGCTTGAAGTCCTTAGCCATAGACATCCGCTAAAAGTACTTGCGTTAAGTAGAATTGTTCCTGTGGTACCTTATTCTGTTGCTAACTACTTATGGTCTATTACAAAAGTTCGCTTCTTTCCTTTTTTAATGATGAGTATTCTTTGTATAATTCCAGAGACTGTTTTTCTTGCTACAGGTGGCCATATTCTGTCTGCAGGAGTGGTTAAGGGAACACTTAATTGGAAATTTCTAGCTGTACTGGTATCCGCTGGAGCTTTGATTTTTTTTCTGGTCAAGGCTGTGCGGAAAGGTCTTGATGATGAACAACTTTAA
- a CDS encoding ABC transporter substrate-binding protein: protein MTKILSAISMFLLLCTSSFADQLVLGTIFETKGDIAPTAQEAMNGAVLAVKKINASSGKIKIDLKTEAITSGPEDVLKAVDKFSVLKSISAVSGILSSDPALSAAPALQANGLPFLCTGAEVAELSSVGPKIFTLAVPGKRIGQIIARYTGNTLQIGNIILISSDLSDTDARQAESFAKYFRQNNGNIMAEMRITENDADLSFIVKKINQLTPPPPENNTVTNEETGTGTAGGAEADIIIQKRDPAPAQPEIEAIVIFTPPRISLKLLELFNENSITYQIIGGTSFDRISMQQSIKNWPGILFYAAQASLQREDQLVQEFVQDYKNLFGNKPSTGNAALGFDSIMLLAEAAQKEGSQPAEIIKGLSGIDNFYGVSGKISFQDRSAHKPLYIIKAHAGKTSLATEFN from the coding sequence ATGACAAAAATACTTTCAGCAATCAGCATGTTCTTACTTCTTTGCACTTCATCCTTTGCAGATCAACTGGTACTAGGAACAATTTTTGAAACTAAAGGAGATATAGCACCAACAGCACAGGAAGCGATGAACGGAGCGGTGCTGGCCGTTAAAAAAATAAATGCTTCTAGTGGTAAAATAAAAATTGATCTAAAAACAGAAGCAATTACAAGTGGTCCAGAAGATGTACTCAAAGCAGTAGATAAATTTAGCGTATTGAAATCAATCTCTGCAGTCAGCGGCATTTTATCTTCAGATCCGGCCCTGAGCGCAGCTCCTGCCCTGCAAGCAAATGGATTACCATTTCTCTGTACAGGTGCCGAAGTAGCAGAACTTTCTTCAGTTGGACCAAAAATTTTTACACTGGCTGTCCCCGGCAAACGGATAGGACAGATTATTGCCCGATATACAGGAAATACTCTGCAAATAGGTAATATCATTTTAATCAGTTCTGACCTGAGCGACACAGATGCACGGCAAGCTGAAAGCTTTGCCAAATACTTTAGGCAGAACAACGGCAACATAATGGCAGAAATGCGCATTACTGAAAATGACGCAGACTTATCATTCATTGTAAAAAAGATTAATCAACTTACCCCGCCACCGCCGGAAAATAATACAGTTACAAATGAAGAAACAGGTACAGGTACTGCAGGTGGAGCTGAAGCGGACATAATCATACAAAAAAGAGACCCCGCCCCTGCTCAGCCGGAAATTGAAGCTATAGTCATTTTTACTCCTCCACGAATCAGCTTAAAACTATTAGAACTTTTTAATGAAAATAGCATCACCTATCAAATTATCGGTGGTACAAGTTTTGACAGAATATCAATGCAGCAAAGTATAAAGAATTGGCCTGGAATCCTTTTTTATGCAGCACAAGCCAGCCTCCAACGTGAAGATCAGTTGGTTCAGGAATTTGTTCAGGATTACAAAAACTTATTTGGAAACAAACCATCTACCGGCAACGCTGCGCTGGGTTTTGATTCTATCATGCTGCTGGCTGAAGCAGCCCAAAAAGAGGGGTCACAACCAGCAGAAATTATAAAAGGTCTCTCAGGAATTGATAACTTTTATGGTGTCTCTGGAAAAATTTCATTTCAAGATAGGTCCGCACATAAACCTCTTTATATAATCAAGGCACACGCCGGGAAAACTTCATTAGCAACAGAGTTTAATTAA
- a CDS encoding patatin-like phospholipase family protein, protein MEEKNSTDTQKEIVAPPKSPLRPSVALILGSEGIKSFCALPFIEYLQAQNVKIDLIIGVSGGALLAAFMGAGYNLRHIQEIFSKTLDPRFFTDVDYNSVLEIASTGMGRFTAESGILKTDCLRKTYETIFKETDISDLSPKTVITTTDLATGNPVILEKGNLAQAIYASSAIYPLMPPGNVDGRKLIDGAFSSPVPVMECVKRQIDIIIPIYFDDACNPEPKSFMESYFNTSRIFKRSILTSQLPMAIDMHHHEIIPVYIKYPRSIELWEINKLNEIVHAGKVAFTNKKAQFKDAIVEFKIKNKLREEERKKREAEKKAKETALAEEKKKQNDAVEKMKNSVSKNETKSTPTGQKRIIKITKTNKHRKGRGA, encoded by the coding sequence ATGGAAGAAAAAAATAGTACTGATACGCAAAAAGAAATCGTTGCCCCACCTAAATCACCATTAAGACCCTCAGTTGCTCTGATTCTCGGTTCTGAAGGTATCAAATCTTTTTGTGCTCTGCCATTTATAGAATACCTGCAAGCTCAGAATGTTAAAATAGATCTAATTATCGGAGTAAGCGGAGGAGCCCTTCTGGCTGCATTTATGGGAGCTGGATACAACCTTCGTCATATTCAGGAAATTTTTTCTAAAACCTTAGATCCTCGATTTTTCACCGATGTGGACTATAACTCAGTACTTGAAATAGCAAGCACAGGTATGGGCCGGTTTACGGCTGAATCCGGTATTCTGAAAACAGATTGCTTGCGTAAAACATATGAAACAATTTTCAAAGAAACTGACATTTCTGATCTTTCCCCCAAAACAGTTATTACGACGACAGACCTTGCTACCGGAAATCCGGTGATTCTTGAAAAAGGCAATCTGGCTCAGGCCATATACGCCAGCAGTGCAATATACCCGCTTATGCCTCCGGGAAATGTCGATGGTAGAAAATTGATCGACGGAGCATTCTCATCTCCTGTTCCAGTAATGGAGTGCGTCAAACGCCAGATTGATATAATTATTCCTATATACTTTGATGACGCATGCAATCCTGAACCTAAAAGCTTCATGGAGAGCTATTTCAATACCTCCAGAATTTTCAAAAGATCAATTCTTACAAGTCAATTACCAATGGCAATTGACATGCACCACCATGAAATTATCCCGGTTTATATCAAGTACCCACGTTCCATTGAATTATGGGAAATCAACAAACTAAACGAAATCGTTCATGCCGGAAAAGTAGCTTTCACCAATAAAAAAGCGCAGTTTAAAGATGCTATAGTTGAATTTAAAATAAAAAATAAACTGCGTGAAGAAGAGCGTAAAAAGCGTGAAGCTGAAAAAAAAGCTAAAGAAACTGCGCTCGCAGAAGAAAAGAAAAAACAAAATGATGCAGTTGAAAAAATGAAAAACAGTGTCTCTAAAAATGAAACAAAATCCACACCTACAGGGCAAAAACGTATAATAAAAATTACTAAAACGAACAAACACCGAAAGGGACGTGGAGCATGA
- a CDS encoding arylesterase — translation MAKITLAAFGDSLTEGYGLPAYSSFPAQLERKLLENGYHVEIKNFGVSGDTSAAGLARLADVIESKPDAAYVEFGANDCFQLEDPEQLKLNLSSMIEALQEAGIPVLLLGFKPMNFTPQGYASVFKAVFPALAEKFNIPCYPNLTLGISEESEFYQPDGVHPNTEGVTVMVENIFPIIRSFLNEIKK, via the coding sequence ATGGCAAAGATTACATTAGCAGCATTTGGAGACAGCCTTACAGAAGGGTATGGGCTACCTGCCTACAGCTCATTTCCTGCACAACTTGAAAGAAAGCTGCTGGAAAATGGATATCACGTAGAAATTAAAAATTTCGGAGTATCCGGTGACACTTCCGCTGCGGGGCTGGCACGTCTTGCTGATGTAATAGAGAGCAAACCTGACGCTGCTTATGTTGAATTCGGAGCCAATGACTGCTTTCAGTTGGAAGACCCTGAGCAGTTAAAACTTAATTTATCAAGTATGATTGAAGCCTTACAGGAGGCAGGAATTCCTGTTCTCCTGTTAGGCTTTAAACCCATGAATTTCACACCTCAAGGATATGCGTCGGTATTTAAAGCTGTTTTTCCAGCTCTGGCTGAAAAGTTCAATATACCCTGTTATCCAAATCTCACTCTGGGGATATCTGAAGAATCTGAATTCTATCAACCTGATGGAGTTCATCCAAATACTGAAGGGGTCACAGTAATGGTTGAAAATATTTTCCCAATCATACGCAGCTTTCTTAACGAGATTAAAAAATAA